In one Culex quinquefasciatus strain JHB chromosome 2, VPISU_Cqui_1.0_pri_paternal, whole genome shotgun sequence genomic region, the following are encoded:
- the LOC119766203 gene encoding uncharacterized protein LOC119766203 has translation MMSKFFDAIAKKNQRERCQRGRAVHLSRRRFASCNAGKVYGAAPEKDKLPESIGTSNAIEFHRKWKLVHLSWTDCSAKHRSRMVLIGSSHRCWKCCIPLEGLLPPNGMLLLWVPRPFNMRRDNVDG, from the exons ATGATGTCCAAGTTCTTTGACGCAATCGCGAAGAAAAATCAGAGAGAACGTTGCCAGCGAGGACGTGCTGTGCACCTGAGCCGGCGCCGGTTCG CAAGCTGCAACGCAGGAAAAGTTTATGGAGCAGCACCGGAAAAGGACAAACTGCCGGAGAGCATCGGAACATCCAACGCCATCGAATTCCACCGCAAGTGGAAACTTGTTCATCTCAGCTGGACAGATTGTTCCGCTAAGCATCGTTCTCGCATG GTTTTAATTGGTTCGTCGCACCGCTGCTGGAAGTGTTGCATTCCTCTTGAAGGACTGCTTCCTCCAAACGGGATGTTGTTGCTGTGGGTGCCGCGGCCGTTCAACATGCGTCGGGACAATGTCGATGGGTGA